The Marinobacter bohaiensis genome segment GGTCGTGCACGCCGCGAGCGCCCAGACCCATTCTGTGGAGTATTTCGTGGATGGCCGTGCCGGCGACGAGAGCGACCTGATCGTCAACTTCAGGCCTGCCGGCGATTACCGCTGGCTACGCAAACCGTTACGCGTGGTGATCGAGTAGCACGGACCGACAGGCACTCAGCCGATCAAATGACGAAAGCTCCAGCGGCTGGCGGCGCCGGTCACCTCGAAGTGGCGGGGATCAAGACCATCGGCACCGAACGGCAGGCAGCCACTGACCGACAGCGCGTCCTCGGGCTGTCGACCTTCGTTGAGCTCCGCCAGATTCACCACCCGCGCGGTTTTCAGGGGTTTCTGGTCGCGGTCCGTCATCACCATGACCCGCGGCCAGAGACGGCGCCCCGGCGAGTGAGCCACGACCGCACCCCGCTCTCCGCTGCTGAGCTGGACCAGGGTGCCGGTCGGATAGACGCCGATCGACTGGATAAAGTGCTCCACCAGGTCTTCCTGGAATTCGATGTTGCGCAGCTCGTACAGGTGCGCCACAGCCTGAGCCGGGGTCAGCGGCATCTGGTCGGCGCGGGGCTCCACCAGGGTTTCGTAATGGTCCACCAGACCGGCGATCTTGGCCAGCAGCGGAATGCGGTCACCGCGCACCCTTTCCGGGAAACCCGAGCCGTTGTGGCGCTCCCGGTGATAGCGCACCACGTTCACCACGGCCCGTGACAGGCCGGCCGCTTCCAGTCGCTCCACCCCCTTGTCGACGTACCGGCGGAACAGTGCGAAGTCATCCGCATCCAGCTTGTGTTCATTGCGCACCACCTCGACAGGCAGATCCAGCTTGCCTATCTGGCACAACAGCGTGCCCAACGCCAGGTTTTCCAGCGCCGGGCGCTCCAGACCCATGTGCCGGCCGCACACCAACGCCCAGACCGAGGCGTTCAGCGCATGCCGGTAACTGTGGTTGTCGTGCTGATGCAGGCGCGATACCCAGAGCATGGCGTCGGGATGACGCACCACGCTGCTGGCCATGCCCCGGGCCACCCGCGACACCGGCGCAAAATCCGGGGTCTGGCCCGCCCGCACCTGACGCTCGATGGCACTCAGCGTCTTGGCGATATCCTGCATCAGACGCCTGCCCTGGCGGGCCTCGCGCTTGAGCGTGGAAGCCACTGGATATTCCTGGCGGTTACGCACCTGGATGGCAGGCAGCTTCAGGGTTTCCTGCTGATGACGCTTGGAGCTGCGCCGGGAAAAGATGGGCGCATTGGAGGCTTCGTATTCAGACGTGTCACGGGTTTCGGTGACGTCGACCATTACCCAGCGGCAGTACGACGTCAGGGAGCGGACGTCCTCCTGGGTGCGAATGTAGAACCCCTGGATCGGGAACGGCGTTTCGTGCCACGGACGATCCAGGTCCGAGACAAACGATCCAATAGTCAGGTCCTGTACGGCCACTTTCTGCTGACGGACACCCACGGCATACCTCTGATAGAACAAACCGGTCGACGTTTCCATTCTGACGTCAGGGCGGCCAGACTCCACAACATTTTGCAGCTAAAGGGTAACCAACTGGCCACAAAACATTGCAAATCTTTGCTGACTTAAACAGAACGTAGCGTCGAGAATTGAGTAACGGTCGGGCAGAGAACTTCATCACAAAAAGTGGCCGAAAGTCCGCGATTGTTACGTAATCGTCATGACATTGGTTTCGAATGCGCTGTATCTGTCACAGCCAGGAGTACGCTTCAGAGCGCCGATGAGGGGCTCCATCGACGCATCAACGCATGCGGGCACCCGGGATCAGGAAACCAGATATTAAGAAACCAGCGATGCAAGAAACTAGAGATTGAGGAACTCGAGACCGAATCCCTCCGGGGTCAGGCGGACGACCTTCATGCCCAGAACAGGTGCCTCCCCGGGCAACCCCTGTACCTGAACCTCGACCTGGTCACCGATATCCGGCCAGGTATCGTCTTCGACAACGACGAATATACCGCTATCGGAGATATCTCGGGTGTGATACACCCGCTCACCTAAAGTGGGATGGCTAATCCTTACCCGGGCACTGAGAGCGGTTCGAAGCGCTGAACGTCGGTCGTGGGACATCGTGGATCTCGACTACTGCGTTGGCGGTTTTGGTGCTGACAGCTGCCAGACTTCCCTATCTTTTGGCTGAGGATAGCACCAAATGGGTTGTCAGTTCGCGCCCCTGGTCGCTCCCTCTAAAAACAATAATAATTCCGTTTAGCAATATTCTCGATTTTCATGTTTAATGTCGCTTGAAGACGCCGTCCGCCACGCGGCAGAACGTCAAACACAAACTGTGAGCGGGAAGTTACGAAACCATGTCCATTCGCACTGCCGTTATTGCGCTGGCCACTGTGGCCTGCACCGCCGGTTCACTCCAGGCCAATGCCGCCGGCGAAGTCAACATCTATTCCTATCGCCAGCCCTACTTGCTGGAGCCCCTGCTGGAAGCCTTCACCCGGGAAACCGGTATCGAGACCAATGTGGTTTTTGCACGCGCCGGCCTGGCCGAGCGCCTGGAAAGAGAAGGCCGAAACAGCCCGGCTGACGTTGTGATGACGGTCGACATCTCGCGCCTGAGCGAACTGGTCGGGGGCAACCTCACCGCCGCCGTCGAGACCGACACCCTGACCGGAGACATTCCGGAGAACCTGCGCCACCCTGAAGGCAAATGGTACGGCCTGACCACCCGCGCGCGTCTGATCTTCGTATCCAAAGAGCGAGTGGAACCGGGCGCGATCAGCACCTACGAAGACCTGGCGGATCCCCGATGGGAAGGCCGCATCTGCACACGCAGCGGCAAGCACCCCTATAACGTCGCCCTGTTTGCATCGATGATCGCCCATCACGGTGAGCGTGAAGCGGAAACCTGGCTGGCCGGACTCAAGAATAACCTGGCCCGGCGGCCACAAGGTGGCGACCGGGACCAGATCATGGCGATTTCCGAAGGCGTCTGTGACGTCGCCATCGGCAACAGCTACTACTACGGCAAGATGCTGGAGGACGAAAACCAGCTCCCGGCCGCCGAGTCGGTCAATCTGGTGTTCCCGAACGCCGAAGGACGCGGCACCCACGTCAATGTCAGCGGCATGGCCCTGACCCAGAGCGCGCCCAACCGGGACAACGCCATCAAACTGATGGAATATCTCACCACGCCGGAAGCACAGAGCATTTACGCCAAGGTCAACTATGAGTACCCGGCCAACCCGGACGTGCCGCCGTCGGAAGCCGTTGCCTCCTGGGGCTACCTGAATCCGGACTCGCTTTCCCTGAACGAGATCGCCGCCAACCGGGAGGCTGCTGTCAAGATGGTTGACCGGGTCAACTACGATAACTGATGTCACACGCAAAACCGGCGGACGCCACCGTCCGCCGCTCCCGTCCGGGACGGTCATGAACCAGGCCGTCAAAGACCTTCAGCAACAGCCGCCCTCGCACATCCTCCGCTCCGGCGCGGCGCGGCGCTGGGTGCTGTCGGCGGGGCTGACCACCGCCCTGGTGGCGCTGCCCGTGTTTGCCGTCCTCTACCTGGCGCTGTTCCCCGAGGACAACATCTGGCCGCACCTTATCAACACCACGCTGCCGCTGTACCTGTCCAATACTTTCCAGTTGATGCTCGGTGTTTCCCTGCTGACGCTGGTGATCGGCGTATCCACGGCCTGGGTGGTCACCATGTGCCAGTTCCCCGGCCGCCGCTTCTTCGAGTGGGCCCTGTTGCTGCCGTTCGCGGTACCGGCCTACGTCATCGCCTACGTGTACACCGATCTGCTCGACTACCCGGGGCTGGTTCAGTCGTGGATGCGGGACGCCTTCGGTTGGGAGAACGCATCGAACTACTGGTTCCCCAACATCCGCAGCCTGGGCGGCGCGGTGCTCATGATGGGGCTGGTGCTCTACCCCTACATCTACCTACTGGCTCGCGCGGCCTTCATGGAGCAGTCGCCCTCACTGTTTGCCGTCAGCCGCAGCCTGGGCCGGTCAGCCCTCGGGACTTTCTTCCGGGTGGTTCTGCCCATCGCCCGGCCGGCCATCGCCGTCGGCCTGTCGCTGGTGCTGATGGAAACCCTGAATGATTTCGGCACGGTGGACTTTTTTGCGGTCAACACCCTGACCGCCGGCCTGTTCGACACCTGGATGAACCTGGGCAACCTGGGCGGCGCCGCCCAGATCGCCACGGTCATGCTGGCCTTTGTGCTGATTCTGGTGACCCTGGAACGCTACTCCCGTCGACGCCAGCAACAATTCGCCGCCCGCGACCTGCGCGAGCCACTGCAGCGCTTTCGCCTGTCCCGCGGTCGTCAGGGGCTGTGCCTGCTGGTCTGCACCCTGCCACTGCTGCTGGGTTTTCTGGTACCGGCGCTGGTGCTGGGCTATTACGCTACGGAATATTTCGCCGAAAGCTGGACCGACGATTTTGTCGAGAACAGCCTCAACAGCCTGACGCTGTCCTCGCTGGCCGCCGTGTCGACGCTGATCATCGGCCTCCTGCTGGCGTACAGCCGCCGCCTGCACGATACCCCGGGCATGCGTCTGTTGATGCGACTGTCCAGCCTTGGCTATGCCATGCCCGGCGCGGTGCTTGCCGTTGGCGTGATCGTTCCCCTGGCAGCGTTCGACAACTGGTTCGACCTGCGCATGCAGAACTGGTTTGACTGGAATTCCGGTCTACTGCTGAGCGGCACCGCCTTCGCCATCGTCTTCGCCTATACCGTCCGCTTCCTGGCGGTATCGGCAGGCAGCCTGGAAAGTGCACTGCAAAAGATTACGCCGAGCATGGACATGGCCTCACGCTCTCTGGGCATGCCGGCCGGCAGGACGCTGTTGCGGGTGCACCTGCCCATGCTGCGGGGAACCCTGATTACCGCTGCGCTGGTGGTGTTCGTGGATTGCATGAAGGAGCTGCCGGCCACGCTGATCCTGCGACCGTTCAACTTCGAGACCCTGGCGACCTATGTCTACCAGTACGCGTCAGACGAAATGCTTCGCCAGAGCGGCCTGCCGTCGCTGGTTATCGTGTTGGCGGGGATTGTGCCGGTGATCCTGATGAGCCGATCGATCGGCCAGTCCAGGGAGTTCCAGTAGCGGACGGCATTCACTCCCGGACCACGACGAAGCGCCCGGAAAACGTCGCAGCGGGAAAAGCCGTACCGCCCTCTTCGGCAAAGATGGTCGACTCCAGCGTCACCCGGCCTTTGCCCCGGCGTTCGATGCTCCGTTCGAGACGCTCCAGGTCGTCCGATACGGGCAGCGCGCACTGGGCGTAGAAATCACTGCTGACGGGCAACCCGTAGTCCATGCTCCCGGATTGAACGACGACGCGGCAGTTCAGGTCGCGCTGAGCCAACCACAACTCCAACAGGGACCAGGCGGCGGTAACCGCAACGGCATACAGACTGCCACCGAAACCGGTCCCCTGATGGTTGTGGTTTTCCTCAAGCGGCGCGCGGACGCTCAGACGCTCGCCATCAAAATCCTCAAGCGTTACGCCGAGGGCCCTGGTTAGCGGTATCTGCTCGTGGATACGAGCCTGAAATGCGTCAAGATCGATCATCGCTGCGCCTCCTTTACCACCAGTCTAGGGCCCACCTCGAACACGCCCAATTCGACCAAAGGCTTGCGCCCCATAAATACTGTCATGACGACAGGACAACCGTCATCGGCTGTCGGCCCGCGCACCGGAAACGCAAGAGGGCTCCACACGGGAGCCCTCTTGCCGGCAGGCTTCCACCTGACGCCGGGAAGTCTACTGCCAGATGACCGGCTGCTTCTCGTCGTACCAGCGATCCGCTTCCACCTTGTAGGCGTCCTCCACCACGTTGCGTTTGAGCTTTAGGGTGGGTGTCAGGAAATTGTTCTCGATGCTCCACTCATCCCGGACCACGGCGATGAACTTGAGGCGCTCGTGAGGGTCCACCGCCCCGTTGACCTCATCGAGCAACGACTTGAAGCTGGTCTCCAGCTGCATCCGGAAAGCGTCGTCCGCGGTCTTGCGGTGAGCCTCCTCCGAGAGCATGACCAGGCAGTGGGGCTGAGGCTGATCCGCGCCGGAGACGCACACCATCTCAATATCGGGATGGCTCATCAGGCGGTTCTCGATGGGTGCCGGCGCCACGTATTTGCCCTTGCTGGTCTTGAAAATCTCCTTGATGCGGCCGGTCAGCCGCAGCCGCCCCTGCTCGTCGATCTCGCCCTTGTCGCCGGTACGCAGGTAGCCATCCTCGGTAAAGGCCTCGCGGGTTTTCTCTTCATCCCGGTAGTAGCCCATCATGGTAGCAGGGCTCTTGACCAGCACCTCGCCCTGATCGCTCAGTTTGACGTCCACGCCTGGCAACGCTTCGCCCACGTATCCGGTCCGGGCACGGCCGGGCTTGGTCATATGGGAATAGGCGAAATTCTCGGACATGCCGTAACCTTCGAGCAGCTCAAGCCCAAGGTCCCGGTACCAGTCGAGAATATCGTGCGACAACGGCGCCGACCCGCTGCCGGCGAACTTGACGTGCTGCAACCCCAGTCCGGTCAGGATCTTCTTCTTGATCAGGCGGTTGAGAATCGGCACGCGCAGCAGACGCTGCAGCTTTTCCTGGGGCATTTTTTCGAACACGCCGTGCTGGAACTTGGTCCAGATCCGCGGCACCGCCAGGAACAGTGTGGGCCGGGCTCGCTTGAGGTCCTCGACAAACGTGTCCAGGGACTCGGCGAAATAGATATGGAAACCGCGGTAGATCGACCCCAGCTCCACCACGAAACGCTCGAACACGTGGGACAGCGGCAGATAGGACAGCATGCGCTCGCTGGCCGTCACTTCCAGCGCTTCGACCCCACCCAGGGAGGCAAACGCGAGGTTCTGGAAACTGAGCATCACGCCCTTGGGTCGACCGGTGCTGCCGGACGTGTAGATGATCGTCGCCATCTCATCCGGATCCCGCGTCACGTTTTCCTGC includes the following:
- a CDS encoding PilZ domain-containing protein is translated as MSHDRRSALRTALSARVRISHPTLGERVYHTRDISDSGIFVVVEDDTWPDIGDQVEVQVQGLPGEAPVLGMKVVRLTPEGFGLEFLNL
- a CDS encoding YiiD C-terminal domain-containing protein gives rise to the protein MIDLDAFQARIHEQIPLTRALGVTLEDFDGERLSVRAPLEENHNHQGTGFGGSLYAVAVTAAWSLLELWLAQRDLNCRVVVQSGSMDYGLPVSSDFYAQCALPVSDDLERLERSIERRGKGRVTLESTIFAEEGGTAFPAATFSGRFVVVRE
- a CDS encoding HD-GYP domain-containing protein; the encoded protein is METSTGLFYQRYAVGVRQQKVAVQDLTIGSFVSDLDRPWHETPFPIQGFYIRTQEDVRSLTSYCRWVMVDVTETRDTSEYEASNAPIFSRRSSKRHQQETLKLPAIQVRNRQEYPVASTLKREARQGRRLMQDIAKTLSAIERQVRAGQTPDFAPVSRVARGMASSVVRHPDAMLWVSRLHQHDNHSYRHALNASVWALVCGRHMGLERPALENLALGTLLCQIGKLDLPVEVVRNEHKLDADDFALFRRYVDKGVERLEAAGLSRAVVNVVRYHRERHNGSGFPERVRGDRIPLLAKIAGLVDHYETLVEPRADQMPLTPAQAVAHLYELRNIEFQEDLVEHFIQSIGVYPTGTLVQLSSGERGAVVAHSPGRRLWPRVMVMTDRDQKPLKTARVVNLAELNEGRQPEDALSVSGCLPFGADGLDPRHFEVTGAASRWSFRHLIG
- a CDS encoding AMP-binding protein, whose protein sequence is MDTNNKLPLEMLYYWESAKAGDVYMSQPMGDGHVVDFTWRRAVGEARRMAAYLKSLDLPEKSRIGIVSKNCAHWIMSDWAIWMAGHVSVPLYPTLNADTVQYTLEHSGCEVLFVGKLDDWEQMKPGVPASIHCISYPLSPENDFPTWDDIVAEFAPVQENVTRDPDEMATIIYTSGSTGRPKGVMLSFQNLAFASLGGVEALEVTASERMLSYLPLSHVFERFVVELGSIYRGFHIYFAESLDTFVEDLKRARPTLFLAVPRIWTKFQHGVFEKMPQEKLQRLLRVPILNRLIKKKILTGLGLQHVKFAGSGSAPLSHDILDWYRDLGLELLEGYGMSENFAYSHMTKPGRARTGYVGEALPGVDVKLSDQGEVLVKSPATMMGYYRDEEKTREAFTEDGYLRTGDKGEIDEQGRLRLTGRIKEIFKTSKGKYVAPAPIENRLMSHPDIEMVCVSGADQPQPHCLVMLSEEAHRKTADDAFRMQLETSFKSLLDEVNGAVDPHERLKFIAVVRDEWSIENNFLTPTLKLKRNVVEDAYKVEADRWYDEKQPVIWQ
- a CDS encoding ABC transporter permease, giving the protein MNQAVKDLQQQPPSHILRSGAARRWVLSAGLTTALVALPVFAVLYLALFPEDNIWPHLINTTLPLYLSNTFQLMLGVSLLTLVIGVSTAWVVTMCQFPGRRFFEWALLLPFAVPAYVIAYVYTDLLDYPGLVQSWMRDAFGWENASNYWFPNIRSLGGAVLMMGLVLYPYIYLLARAAFMEQSPSLFAVSRSLGRSALGTFFRVVLPIARPAIAVGLSLVLMETLNDFGTVDFFAVNTLTAGLFDTWMNLGNLGGAAQIATVMLAFVLILVTLERYSRRRQQQFAARDLREPLQRFRLSRGRQGLCLLVCTLPLLLGFLVPALVLGYYATEYFAESWTDDFVENSLNSLTLSSLAAVSTLIIGLLLAYSRRLHDTPGMRLLMRLSSLGYAMPGAVLAVGVIVPLAAFDNWFDLRMQNWFDWNSGLLLSGTAFAIVFAYTVRFLAVSAGSLESALQKITPSMDMASRSLGMPAGRTLLRVHLPMLRGTLITAALVVFVDCMKELPATLILRPFNFETLATYVYQYASDEMLRQSGLPSLVIVLAGIVPVILMSRSIGQSREFQ
- a CDS encoding Fe(3+) ABC transporter substrate-binding protein; the protein is MSIRTAVIALATVACTAGSLQANAAGEVNIYSYRQPYLLEPLLEAFTRETGIETNVVFARAGLAERLEREGRNSPADVVMTVDISRLSELVGGNLTAAVETDTLTGDIPENLRHPEGKWYGLTTRARLIFVSKERVEPGAISTYEDLADPRWEGRICTRSGKHPYNVALFASMIAHHGEREAETWLAGLKNNLARRPQGGDRDQIMAISEGVCDVAIGNSYYYGKMLEDENQLPAAESVNLVFPNAEGRGTHVNVSGMALTQSAPNRDNAIKLMEYLTTPEAQSIYAKVNYEYPANPDVPPSEAVASWGYLNPDSLSLNEIAANREAAVKMVDRVNYDN